One genomic segment of Pedobacter endophyticus includes these proteins:
- a CDS encoding TIGR03915 family putative DNA repair protein, with the protein MNYIFDGTFTGFLTAVFEWFDRKPGQVVLKSIETFQPDAFSESFTVAADQPKADRVWNGLQKKLKKDWQRVVYCTFLSELSEAHDHLFQFIIYIFQNSVGAEKNFGNDHVIALAKYAKSVEREKHRMEAFIRFQKTGDGMFYASIEPDFNVLPLISKHFKNRYADQQWIIYDLKRKYGLYYDLHTVAEITLDFAEEIDRKTPQAIVMDEKEELYRVLWKDYFKSANIVSRKNTKLHVKHVPKRYWRYLTEKQL; encoded by the coding sequence ATGAACTACATTTTTGACGGCACTTTCACGGGGTTTTTAACAGCTGTTTTCGAGTGGTTCGATCGTAAGCCGGGTCAGGTAGTGCTAAAATCGATTGAAACGTTCCAGCCTGATGCATTCAGTGAGAGCTTTACCGTGGCAGCCGATCAGCCGAAGGCGGACCGCGTGTGGAACGGTTTGCAAAAAAAGCTGAAGAAAGACTGGCAAAGAGTTGTGTATTGCACTTTTCTTTCGGAACTTTCTGAGGCTCATGATCACCTCTTTCAGTTCATCATTTATATATTTCAGAACAGTGTTGGCGCCGAGAAAAACTTTGGCAACGACCACGTTATTGCTCTTGCCAAGTACGCCAAAAGTGTGGAACGGGAAAAGCACAGAATGGAAGCTTTTATCCGCTTCCAAAAAACAGGCGATGGCATGTTCTACGCCTCCATTGAACCCGACTTTAATGTGCTGCCGCTCATTTCTAAGCACTTTAAAAACCGTTATGCCGACCAGCAATGGATTATTTACGACTTAAAACGTAAATATGGATTGTATTACGATCTCCACACTGTTGCCGAAATAACGCTAGATTTTGCGGAAGAGATCGATCGCAAAACCCCGCAAGCCATTGTGATGGACGAAAAAGAAGAGCTCTATCGCGTTTTATGGAAAGATTACTTCAAAAGTGCAAACATTGTATCCCGAAAAAACACCAAACTCCATGTTAAGCACGTGCCAAAAAGATATTGGCGATATTTAACCGAGAAGCAGTTGTAA
- a CDS encoding putative DNA modification/repair radical SAM protein, giving the protein MSSDRIREKLNILADAAKYDVSCSSSGSTRKNHNKGLGDGHTSGICHTYTEDGRCVSLLKILLTNHCIYDCLFCVSRKSNDIKRAAFTVDEVVDLTMNFYRRNYIEGLFLSSGIFKNADFTMERLLLVCKKLRLEQNYNGYIHLKTIPGASDELVKEAGLYADRMSINLEMPTEAGLKLLAPEKSHADVIKPLSFVQQNIKQFTEEKKLIKHVPQFVPAGQSTQMVIGATPESDKDIMYTANSFYKNFSLKRVYYSGYVPISNDSRMPVLGTKPPLLRENRLYQTDWLMRFYGFKVQEILNDANPNLDVDIDPKLSWAIRNMQHFPVDINTADYKMILRIPGIGVMSAQKIVQARKFGKLRIDQLKKIGVAYNRAKHFILCADTPYQLKDYQGTQIKAFILADSQSKYLKTDSNQLILF; this is encoded by the coding sequence ATGTCATCAGATCGAATTCGTGAAAAGTTAAATATTCTTGCCGATGCGGCGAAGTATGATGTTTCGTGCTCATCAAGCGGCAGCACCAGAAAAAATCATAACAAAGGATTAGGAGATGGGCATACTTCGGGTATTTGCCACACCTACACAGAAGATGGGCGTTGTGTTTCTTTGCTAAAAATTCTTTTAACCAATCATTGCATTTACGACTGCCTGTTCTGTGTTTCTCGAAAAAGTAACGATATTAAAAGGGCTGCATTTACAGTTGATGAAGTGGTCGATTTGACGATGAACTTTTATCGGAGAAACTATATAGAAGGTCTTTTTCTGAGTTCGGGCATTTTTAAGAATGCCGATTTCACTATGGAAAGGCTTTTGCTCGTGTGTAAAAAGCTTCGATTAGAACAGAATTACAACGGTTATATTCACCTTAAAACCATTCCTGGTGCAAGCGATGAGCTCGTAAAAGAGGCGGGTTTGTATGCCGATAGAATGAGCATTAATCTTGAAATGCCAACTGAAGCAGGATTGAAGCTCCTCGCTCCCGAAAAAAGCCACGCCGATGTAATTAAGCCTTTAAGCTTTGTTCAGCAAAACATAAAGCAGTTTACAGAAGAAAAAAAGCTGATTAAACACGTGCCTCAGTTTGTTCCGGCCGGCCAAAGTACACAAATGGTAATAGGTGCAACGCCCGAAAGTGACAAAGATATCATGTACACCGCAAATTCGTTTTATAAGAATTTTTCATTGAAGCGGGTTTATTATTCTGGTTATGTGCCAATAAGCAACGATTCGCGAATGCCCGTTTTAGGTACCAAGCCGCCGTTGCTAAGAGAAAACCGACTGTATCAAACCGATTGGCTGATGCGATTTTATGGGTTTAAGGTGCAGGAAATTCTGAACGATGCCAATCCGAACCTCGATGTTGACATAGATCCAAAATTAAGCTGGGCGATTAGAAACATGCAACACTTTCCGGTTGATATTAATACTGCCGATTATAAAATGATTCTACGAATACCCGGAATAGGGGTGATGTCGGCACAAAAAATTGTACAGGCACGAAAATTCGGTAAGCTCAGGATCGATCAGCTTAAAAAAATTGGCGTCGCTTATAATCGGGCCAAACACTTCATCCTTTGTGCTGATACGCCTTATCAATTAAAAGATTATCAGGGTACGCAAATTAAGGCTTTCATTTTGGCCGACAGTCAGAGCAAATATTTAAAAACAGATAGTAACCAATTAATCTTGTTTTAA
- a CDS encoding HD domain-containing protein, whose protein sequence is MQHFILKTIQFVKQTLANAEAGHDWFHIERVFKTAQNINAKENGDALVVTLAALLHDIADPKFNSGDEDLGPNIAEAFLLSLKVDAETVKHVKLIIQHMSFKNSFDDAGFTSKEMQIVQDADRLDAIGAIGIARAFTYGGFKNRVLYDPAIKPEQHLTKDSYKNTTAPTINHFYEKLLLLKDMMNTSAGKEIAIERHNFMLIYLDQFYNEWEGN, encoded by the coding sequence ATGCAGCATTTCATTTTAAAAACAATCCAATTTGTAAAGCAGACCCTGGCAAATGCAGAGGCAGGACACGACTGGTTTCATATTGAACGGGTTTTTAAAACTGCTCAAAACATTAACGCCAAAGAAAATGGCGACGCACTTGTTGTAACCCTTGCCGCTTTGCTTCATGATATTGCCGACCCTAAATTTAATAGCGGCGATGAAGATTTAGGCCCAAACATTGCCGAAGCTTTCCTGTTATCGCTTAAAGTAGACGCCGAAACAGTTAAACATGTAAAACTGATTATTCAGCACATGTCTTTCAAAAACAGTTTCGATGATGCAGGATTCACCTCCAAAGAAATGCAAATTGTTCAGGATGCGGATAGGCTCGATGCAATCGGGGCCATTGGCATTGCCAGGGCCTTCACTTACGGTGGCTTTAAAAACAGGGTGCTTTACGATCCTGCAATAAAGCCCGAGCAACACTTAACCAAAGACAGTTATAAAAATACAACCGCACCAACGATAAACCATTTCTACGAGAAACTGCTTTTATTAAAAGACATGATGAATACATCAGCAGGAAAGGAAATTGCCATCGAAAGACACAATTTTATGCTGATTTACTTAGATCAATTTTACAATGAGTGGGAGGGCAACTAA
- a CDS encoding helix-turn-helix domain-containing protein codes for MEDVVALKTKNVAGNIRKIREYRDYTQDYLAAKLKISQNAYSKIELGYSKLTIERLFQVADILEVEVTHLLTLNHNDLIKIIADDENRAVAAG; via the coding sequence ATGGAAGATGTAGTGGCTTTAAAGACAAAAAATGTTGCCGGGAACATTAGAAAAATTAGAGAATACAGAGACTATACTCAAGATTATTTGGCAGCAAAACTTAAAATATCTCAAAATGCCTATAGCAAAATTGAGCTGGGTTACAGTAAGTTAACCATTGAACGGCTTTTTCAAGTTGCTGATATTTTGGAGGTAGAAGTAACCCATTTGTTAACCCTTAATCACAATGATTTAATTAAGATCATTGCTGATGATGAAAACAGAGCAGTGGCAGCTGGTTAA
- a CDS encoding sensor histidine kinase, translated as MKLSVLVLFTALAVALSIGMVNFYFQHSWYYLAISFGVSFLSSFLVFYYLLEKYIYTKIKLIYKLIHNLKLGKDLKDALGEYVSDDPINDVEQEVKEWAGAKKKEIDLLKKQEQFRREFLSNVSHEFKTPLFAIQGYIETLQECIDDDPEMAIKFLKKAENNVERLSYLINDLDVIAKLETGESPINFQKFDFVQLAKEVMENLEDRAKAKQMKLFFKDKYTALTTVNADREKIRQVLINLLENSIKYGIENGETAIKIFELHDQFLIEVTDNGIGIEEKHLARLFERFYRIDSHRAREVGGTGLGLAIVKHILEAHQQTISVRSTPGIGTTFAFTLQKVG; from the coding sequence ATGAAATTAAGTGTGTTGGTCTTATTTACTGCCCTTGCCGTTGCGCTGTCTATCGGCATGGTAAATTTCTACTTTCAGCATAGCTGGTATTATCTTGCCATTTCATTCGGCGTATCTTTTTTGAGTAGTTTTTTGGTGTTCTATTACCTGCTTGAAAAATACATTTACACTAAAATCAAGTTGATTTATAAACTGATTCACAACCTTAAATTAGGTAAAGATTTAAAAGATGCGCTCGGCGAATATGTTAGCGACGACCCGATTAACGATGTTGAGCAAGAGGTTAAGGAGTGGGCCGGAGCCAAGAAAAAGGAGATAGACCTGTTAAAAAAACAAGAGCAGTTTAGGAGGGAATTTCTTTCCAATGTTTCGCACGAATTTAAAACCCCTTTGTTTGCCATTCAAGGCTACATAGAAACCCTGCAAGAGTGTATAGATGATGATCCGGAGATGGCCATTAAGTTTCTGAAAAAGGCCGAGAACAATGTCGAACGGTTAAGTTATCTCATTAACGATCTGGATGTTATTGCTAAGCTGGAAACCGGAGAATCGCCAATAAACTTCCAAAAGTTCGATTTTGTTCAGCTGGCTAAAGAGGTTATGGAAAATCTCGAGGACAGGGCCAAAGCAAAACAAATGAAGCTGTTTTTTAAGGATAAGTACACCGCGCTAACGACAGTAAATGCAGATCGCGAAAAAATCCGTCAGGTGCTGATCAACCTTTTAGAGAACAGCATAAAATACGGTATCGAAAATGGCGAAACGGCGATAAAAATTTTCGAGCTTCACGATCAGTTCTTGATCGAGGTAACCGACAATGGAATTGGGATTGAAGAGAAACACCTTGCCCGGTTATTTGAGCGCTTTTACCGCATCGATAGCCACAGGGCCAGAGAAGTTGGCGGAACAGGGCTCGGGCTGGCCATTGTTAAACACATCCTCGAAGCGCACCAGCAAACTATTTCTGTACGTAGTACACCCGGAATCGGAACCACTTTTGCCTTCACCCTCCAAAAAGTTGGATAA
- a CDS encoding DUF47 domain-containing protein, with protein sequence MNNIFKFFTPQDKKFHPLFEQAGINALKIAEALLEMVSTADAESRKAIFKEIERLEHVGDDITHSIFLELSRNFITPFDREDIHQLATAVDDVADYIYGTANRMQMYNMNEISEPIVKIAELLVEMCTDIDKAIKELRSFKNIRVIADACIRINSGENQADYVFTLAVARLFEYETDAIELIKQKEVLQTIEKATDKCEDVANVLETILVKNA encoded by the coding sequence ATGAACAATATTTTTAAGTTCTTTACCCCTCAAGACAAAAAATTTCATCCTCTGTTTGAGCAAGCTGGAATAAACGCTTTAAAGATAGCTGAAGCGCTTTTAGAGATGGTAAGCACGGCCGATGCAGAAAGCAGAAAAGCCATTTTTAAGGAAATTGAGCGCTTGGAACACGTTGGCGACGACATTACCCATTCAATTTTCCTTGAGCTAAGTCGGAACTTTATTACGCCTTTCGATAGAGAAGACATCCACCAGTTGGCAACCGCCGTTGATGATGTTGCCGATTACATTTACGGTACGGCCAATCGGATGCAAATGTACAACATGAACGAAATTAGCGAGCCTATTGTAAAAATAGCCGAGCTATTAGTCGAAATGTGTACCGATATTGATAAAGCAATTAAAGAACTACGCAGTTTCAAAAACATACGTGTTATAGCCGATGCTTGTATTCGCATTAACAGTGGCGAAAACCAGGCCGATTACGTGTTTACACTGGCTGTTGCCCGTTTGTTTGAATATGAAACTGACGCTATTGAATTGATTAAACAAAAAGAGGTTTTACAAACGATAGAAAAGGCAACAGACAAGTGCGAAGATGTAGCGAATGTGCTGGAAACTATCTTGGTTAAAAACGCTTAA